A part of Larimichthys crocea isolate SSNF chromosome VII, L_crocea_2.0, whole genome shotgun sequence genomic DNA contains:
- the LOC113746071 gene encoding extracellular calcium-sensing receptor-like translates to MQTVKHNYTTMPEPVKCTGSINSRELRFSRAMVFAIEEINNSTKLLPGIKLGYQIHDSCASVPLAVHVAFQLSNGLDPVFYTGNVCSQSGMVMAVVGESGSTPSISMSRIMGSFDIPQVSHFATCACLSDKQQYPTFFRTIPSDQFQADVLAKLVKHFGWTWIGAVRSDSDYGNNGMAAFLNAAQKEGICVEYSESFHRSHPHSRIQRVADVIRRSTAMVVVAFVSFGEMKILLKELSSEPSPPRQWIGSESWVTNPVLLRYSFCAGAIGFGIEQSVIPGLRKFLLDLSPTEVAASPVLTEFWENAFNCRLGKNMVIDQRVCDGTEDIQTLQSQYTDTSQLRITNMVYKAVYAIAHAIHNAVCQDTNSTTQCDKFMKIESKQVLMQLKKVKFSQNGYDVSFDANGDPVAKYELVNWQISESGSIEMVTVGHYDASLPVGQEFRINKNLTWVHGSTQVPVSVCSDSCPPGTRKVLQKGKPICCYDCIPCPEGEISNATDSLDCFPCVMEFWPNAERDTCLPKPVEFLSFDEVLGIILAAFSVGGACLAIFTAAVFFRHRTSPIVRANNSELSFLLLFSLTLCFLCSLTFIGAPSDWSCMLRHTAFGITFVLCISCVLGKTIVVLMAFKATLPGSNVMKWFGPPQQRMTVVSFTFVQVLICIIWLVVSPPFPMKNLTVYKERIILECALGSAIGFWVVLGYIGLLAFLCFALAVLARKLPDSFNEAKFITFSMLIFCAVWITFIPAYVSSPGKFTVAVEIFAILASSFGLILCIFAPKCFIILFKPEKNTKKHVMNKNQSRD, encoded by the exons ATGCAGACAGTGAAGCATAACTACACCACCATGCCTGAGCCGGTAAAGTGCACAGGAAG CATCAACTCCCGTGAACTGCGCTTCTCACGTGCAATGGTCTTCGCCATCGAAGAGATTAACAACAGCACAAAGCTGCTGCCGGGCATCAAGCTCGGTTATCAGATCCATGACTCGTGTGCCTCCGTGCCCCTCGCGGTGCATGTGGCTTTCCAGCTTTCAAATGGCCTGGACCCAGTGTTTTACACTGGCAATGTATGCTCACAATCTGGTATGGTGATGGCAGTTGTCGGTGAATCTGGGTCCACGCCATCCATCAGCATGTCACGCATCATGGGGTCCTTTGACATTCCTCAA GTGAGCCACTTTGCCACTTGTGCATGCCTGTCTGATAAGCAGCAGTACCCCACTTTCTTCAGAACAATCCCCAGTGACCAGTTCCAGGCTGATGTGCTGGCTAAGCTGGTAAAACACTTTGGCTGGACTTGGATAGGTGCTGTCCGGTCGGATTCAGACTATGGCAATAATGGCATGGCAGCCTTCCTGAATGCAGCACAGAAGGAGGGGATCTGTGTGGAATACTCTGAATCTTTTCATCGGTCCCACCCACACAGCAGGATCCAGAGAGTAGCTGATGTTATCCGCAG GTCAACGGCAATGGTTGTTGTGGCATTTGTATCCTTTGGAGAAATGAAAATTCTGCTTAAAGAGCTGTCGAGTGAGCCTTCTCCACCACGCCAGTGGATAGGCAGTGAGTCCTGGGTAACCAACCCAGTATTGCTCAGGTACAGCTTCTGTGCTGGAGCCATCGGCTTTGGCATTGAGCAGTCAGTCATCCCAGGACTGAGAAAATTCTTGCTTGATCTCTCTCCCACTGAAGTAGCTGCATCACCAGTGCTTACTGAGTTCTGGGAAAATGCCTTTAACTGCAGGTTAGGAAAAA ATATGGTCATCGACCAGAGAGTGTGTGATGGAACTGAAGACATACAGACGCTGCAGAGCCAATACACCGACACATCTCAGCTCCGAATCACTAACATGGTGTACAAGGCTGTTTATGCAATAGCACATGCTATTCATAATGCAGTGTGTCAGGACACAAATTCTACAACACAATGTGACAAATTCATGAAGATAGAGTCCAAACAG GTTCTCATGCAACTAAAGAAAGTAAAATTTTCCCAAAATGGTTATGATGTGTCATTTGATGCCAATGGGGATCCTGTGGCCAAATATGAGCTGGTTAACTGGCAAATAAGTGAGAGTGGCAGTATTGAGATGGTGACAGTAGGACACTATGATGCATCACTGCCAGTGGGCCAGGAGTTTCGTATCAACAAGAACCTCACCTGGGTGCATGGTAGTACGCAA GTgcctgtgtcagtgtgcagtgacAGCTGTCCTCCAGGAACTCGTAAAGTGTTGCAGAAAGGAAAACCCATCTGCTGTTATGACTGTATACCATGTCCTGAAGGAGAGATCAGCAATGCTACAG attccCTTGATTGTTTTCCTTGTGTCATGGAGTTCTGGCctaatgcagagagagacacttGTTTACCCAAACCTGTGGAGTTTCTTTCCTTTGACGAGGTCCTAGGAATCATCCTGGCTGCATTCTCAGTTGGTGGAGCCTGTCTTGCCATTTTTACAGCGGCTGTGTTCTTTCGTCACAGGACATCCCCGATTGTCAGAGCCaacaactctgagctgagcttcctgctgctcttctctctgACTCTATGTTTCTTATGTTCATTAACTTTCATTGGAGCACCCTCTGACTGGTCCTGCATGCTGCGCCACACAGCGTTTGGGATCACCTTTGTCCTCTGCATCTCTTGTGTTCTTGGAAAAACTATAGTAGTGTTAATGGCATTCAAAGCTACACTTCCAGGAAGTAATGTCATGAAATGGTTTGGTCCTCCACAGCAAAGAATGACTGTAGTGTCTTTTACATTTGTTCAagttttaatatgtattatttgGTTGGTTGTTAGTCCCCCTTTTCCAATGAAAAACCTAACAGTATACAAGGAGAGAATCATCCTGGAGTGTGCATTAGGTTCAGCTATCGGGTTCTGGGTTGTGCTCGGGTACATAGGCCTACtggcttttctttgctttgcatTAGCTGTCCTAGCTCGGAAACTACCTGATAGTTTTAATGAAGCCAAATTTATcaccttcagcatgctgatattctgtgcagTCTGGATCACCTTTATCCCAGCGTATGTCAGCTCTCCTGGGAAATTTACTGTGGCTGTGGAGATATTTGCCATTCTGGCCTCCAGTTTTGGACTGATACTGTGTATATTTGCTCCAAAGTGTTTCATCATATTGTTTAAGccagaaaaaaacaccaagaaacatgtaatgaataaaaatcaatcaagaGATTAG
- the LOC104933761 gene encoding extracellular calcium-sensing receptor-like → MDGDYVIGGVFSIHNYMQTVKHNYTIMPEPLKCTGSIDSRELRFSRAMVYAIEEINNSTGLLPGIELGYQIHDSCGSVPLAMHSTFQLSNGLDPVFYKGDNCSQSGMVMGIVGESGSTPSISMSRIIGSFNIPQVSHFATCACLSDKQQYPSFFRTIPSDQFQANVLAKLVKYFGWTWIGAVRSDSDYGNNGMASFLDAAQQEGICVEYSESFHRTHPHSRIQRVADVIRRSTSMVVVAFVASGDMKILLKELSREPSPSRQWIGSESWVTNPDMLKFSFCAGVIGFGIQKSVIPGLREFLLDLPPTKVAASPVLLEFWEDSFNCRLRKRESNLGTLLGVSDDRCDGSEDIETLQSPYTDTSQLRITNMVYKAVYAIAHAIHNAVCQETHSSTQCDKFRRIESKQVLMQLKKVNFSQNGYDVSFDANGDPVAKYELVNWQISESGSIEMVTVGHYDASLPVGQEFRINKNLTWVDGSTQVPVSVCSDSCSPGTRKVLQKGKPICCYDCIPCPEGEISNATDSTDCFPCPKEFWPNAERDTCYPKPVEFLSFDEVLGIILAAFSVGGACLAIMTAAVFFYHRTSPIVRANNSELSFLLLFSLTLCFLCSLTFIGAPSDWSCMLRHTAFGITFVLCISCVLGKTIVVLMAFKATLPGSNVMKWFGPPQQRMTVVSFTFVQVLICIIWLVVSPPFPMKNLTVYKERIILECALGSAIGFWVVLGYIGLLAFLCFALAVLARKLPDSFNEAKFITFSMLIFCAVWITFIPAYVSSPGKFTVAVEIFAILASSFGLILCIFAPKCFIILFKPEKNTKKHVMNKN, encoded by the exons ATGGATGGTGACTACGTTATTGGGGGTGTTTTCTCCATACACAACTACATGCAAACAGTCAAGCATAACTACACCATCATGCCTGAGCCACTAAAGTGCACAGGGAG CATTGACTCACGTGAACTGCGTTTCTCACGTGCAATGGTCTACGCCATTGAGGAGATTAACAACAGCACAGGGCTGCTCCCGGGAATCGAGCTTGGTTATCAGATCCATGACTCATGTGGCTCAGTGCCCCTGGCAATGCattcaacatttcagctttcaaaTGGTCTGGACCCAGTGTTTTACAAAGGTGACAATTGTTCACAATCTGGCATGGTGATGGGTATCGTCGGTGAGTCTGGGTCCACGCCATCCATCAGCATGTCACGTATTATCGGGTCTTTTAATATTCCtcaa gtGAGCCACTTTGCCACTTGTGCATGTCTGTCTGATAAACAGCAGTACCCCAGTTTTTTCAGAACCATCCCCAGTGACCAGTTCCAGGCTAACGTGTTGGCCAAACTGGTAAAATACTTTGGCTGGACTTGGATAGGTGCTGTCCGGTCGGATTCAGACTATGGCAATAATGGGATGGCCTCTTTCCTGGATGCAGCACAGCAGGAGGGGATCTGTGTGGAATACTCTGAATCTTTTCATCGGACTCACCCACATAGCAGGATCCAGAGAGTAGCTGATGTTATCCGCAG GTCAACATCTATGGTTGTTGTGGCATTTGTAGCCTCTGGAGACATGAAGATTCTGCTAAAGGAGCTGTCACGTGAGCCTTCTCCATCTCGTCAGTGGATAGGCAGTGAGTCCTGGGTAACAAACCCAGACATGCTGAAGTTCAGCTTCTGTGCTGGAGTCATTGGATTTGGTATTCAAAAATCTGTCATCCCAGGTCTGAGAGAATTCTTGCTGGATCTCCCTCCCACTAAAGTAGCTGCCTCTCCAGTGCTCCTTGAGTTCTGGGAGGATTCATTTAACTGCAGGCTGAGAAAACGTGA GTCAAACTTAGGCACTCTGCTTGGTG TCAGCGACGACAGATGTGATGGATCTGAAGACATAGAGACACTACAGAGTCCATACACTGACACATCTCAGCTCCGAATCACTAACATGGTGTATAAGGCTGTTTATGCAATAGCACATGCTATTCATAATGCAGTGTGTCAGGAAACACATTCTTCAACTCAGTGTGACAAATTTAGAAGAATTGAGTCCAAACAG GTTCTCATGCAACTAAAGAAAGTAAATTTCTCCCAAAATGGTTATGATGTGTCATTTGATGCCAACGGGGATCCTGTGGCCAAATATGAGCTGGTTAACTGGCAAATAAGTGAGAGTGGCAGTATTGAGATGGTGACAGTAGGACACTATGATGCATCACTGCCGGTGGGCCAGGAGTTTCGTATCAACAAGAACCTCACCTGGGTGGATGGTAGCACACAA GTgcctgtgtcagtgtgcagtgacAGCTGTTCTCCAGGAACTCGTAAAGTGTTGCAGAAAGGAAAACCCATCTGCTGTTATGACTGTATACCATGTCCTGAGGGAGAGATCAGCAATGCTACAG ATTCCACTGATTGTTTCCCTTGCCCCAAAGAGTTCTGGCctaatgcagagagagacacctgTTACCCAAAACCTGTGGAGTTTCTTTCCTTTGATGAAGTTCTGGGAATCATCCTGGCTGCATTCTCAGTTGGTGGAGCCTGTCTTGCCATTATGACAGCAGCTGTGTTCTTTTATCACAGGACATCCCCGATTGTCAGGGCCaacaactctgagctgagcttcctgctgctcttctccctgACTCTATGTTTCTTATGTTCATTAACTTTCATTGGAGCACCCTCTGACTGGTCCTGCATGCTGCGCCACACAGCGTTTGGGATCACCTTTGTCCTCTGCATCTCTTGTGTTCTTGGAAAAACTATAGTAGTGTTAATGGCCTTCAAAGCTACACTTCCAGGTAGTAATGTCATGAAATGGTTTGGTCCTCCCCAGCAAAGAATGACTGTAGTGTCTTTCACATTTGTTCAagttttaatatgtattatttgGTTGGTTGTTAGTCCACCTTTTCCAATGAAAAACCTAACTGTATACAAGGAGAGAATCATCTTGGAGTGTGCATTAGGTTCAGCTATCGGGTTCTGGGTTGTGCTCGGGTACATAGGCCTACtggcttttctttgctttgcatTAGCTGTCCTAGCTCGGAAACTACCTGATAGTTTTAATGAAGCCAAATTTATcaccttcagcatgctgatattctgtgcagTCTGGATCACATTTATCCCAGCGTATGTCAGCTCTCCTGGGAAATTTACTGTGGCTGTGGAGATATTTGCCATTCTGGCCTCCAGTTTTGGACTGATACTGTGTATATTTGCTCCAAAGTGTTTCATCATATTGTTTAAGCCAGAGAAGAACACCAAGAAACATGTAATGAACAAAAATTGA